The nucleotide window GAGGAACCTTGAAGAAATCACTGCGCACCATCAAGCGCGGCACCGGCCTGTCCGCCGCCATGCTCGGCGCATCTGCCCTCGTCCTCGCCGGCTGCGGCGCGCCTCCGGCCGAAACCGAAGGCAGCCCGGGAGCGGAAGGAGCCGATTACCTCGGCTGCATCGTTTCCGACTCCGGTGGCTTCGACGACCGTTCCTTCAACCAGTCCAGTTACGAAGGCCTGAAGATGGCCGAAGAGGATCTGGGCATCAAGATCCAGCAGGCGGAGTCCCAGGCGGAAACCGACTTCGTGCCGAACGTGGACGAAATGGTGCAGTCCGGCTGCAACATGGTCCTGACCGTCGGCTTCCTGCTTGGCGATGTGACCAAGGAAGCCGCTGCTGATAACCCCGAGACCAACTTCGCGATTGTCGACTACTCGGATCCCGAGTTCACCGACAACGTCAAGCCGATTGTCTACGACACGGCCCAGGCCGCCTTCATGGCCGGCTACCTGGCCGCCGGTGTCACCGAGACCGGCAAGGTCGCCACGTACGGCGGCATCCAGATTCCCACCGTCACGATTTTCATGGACGGCTTTGCCGATGGCGTGAAGTACT belongs to Arthrobacter crystallopoietes and includes:
- a CDS encoding BMP family lipoprotein, with the protein product MKKSLRTIKRGTGLSAAMLGASALVLAGCGAPPAETEGSPGAEGADYLGCIVSDSGGFDDRSFNQSSYEGLKMAEEDLGIKIQQAESQAETDFVPNVDEMVQSGCNMVLTVGFLLGDVTKEAAADNPETNFAIVDYSDPEFTDNVKPIVYDTAQAAFMAGYLAAGVTETGKVATYGGIQIPTVTIFMDGFADGVKYYNEQKGEDVQLLGWNKERQNGTFVGNFEDQGKGKTNTQNFINEGADIIMPVAGPVGLGTLDAVIEANEAGKEAKVVWVDSDGYESAGKGEEFILTSVMKGMAASVEDVLRTDLEGNFDSTPYVGTLENEGVSLAPFHDQEANVPDELKQELETIKESIISGEITVESEASPK